Proteins encoded by one window of Cylindrospermum stagnale PCC 7417:
- a CDS encoding precorrin-8X methylmutase: MNTDRLTIKELTVAVGGGITPRMVRHYHQLGLIPQPVRSPNNYRLYSQKDVIRLQRIVALKQQGFQLNHIRHILAVEPEADINNNLMVQLQQQYRAVMQQISQLRQTAAALEGLLGRDQHCQIMQAEVLAQLKLLEVDTQAGLGGLEKLWSGLDAEVHTHSEVFPESLQRLLPDLSDRSEIEQHLISQLVLACGDVSLVSVVKLSRNAIATSRQALKSGCEIIVDIPAVAATLDQTRLINLGCRVTTLIDNPHITTATEAEQAFWQNQQWRDKLWQIAPGSVLVVGYAPSVLLAVCTALENQKIQPALVIGMPIGFSHAPAAKRQLMQQDAAFITIEGALGGGLLAATALNALVESLIDKPDCHCYLKNAFR; the protein is encoded by the coding sequence ATGAATACCGATCGCTTAACTATCAAAGAACTCACTGTTGCCGTTGGTGGTGGTATTACTCCGCGTATGGTGCGGCATTATCATCAATTAGGGTTGATACCGCAGCCAGTGCGATCGCCTAATAATTATCGTTTATACTCCCAAAAGGATGTTATCAGGCTGCAACGAATTGTGGCACTGAAGCAGCAAGGGTTTCAACTCAACCATATCCGCCACATTTTGGCAGTGGAACCAGAAGCAGACATCAACAACAACCTGATGGTGCAGCTTCAACAGCAATATCGGGCGGTGATGCAACAAATTTCCCAACTACGCCAAACAGCAGCGGCGTTAGAGGGTTTATTGGGGCGAGATCAGCATTGTCAAATTATGCAAGCTGAAGTTTTAGCCCAACTGAAGTTATTGGAAGTAGACACCCAAGCAGGATTAGGGGGACTGGAAAAACTGTGGAGTGGTTTAGATGCAGAAGTTCATACCCACTCAGAAGTCTTTCCCGAATCGTTACAGCGCTTACTCCCTGATTTATCTGATCGTTCGGAAATTGAACAACACCTGATCTCCCAATTGGTTTTGGCTTGCGGTGATGTGAGTTTGGTGTCAGTGGTGAAATTGAGTAGAAATGCGATCGCTACTAGTCGTCAAGCCCTCAAGTCAGGTTGCGAAATTATTGTCGATATCCCCGCAGTTGCAGCCACCTTAGATCAAACACGATTAATTAACTTGGGCTGTCGGGTGACAACCTTAATTGATAACCCCCACATCACCACCGCCACAGAAGCAGAACAGGCTTTTTGGCAAAATCAGCAATGGCGGGACAAATTATGGCAAATAGCTCCGGGTAGTGTGCTGGTGGTTGGTTACGCTCCCTCGGTGCTGCTGGCAGTCTGTACAGCCCTGGAAAACCAGAAAATTCAGCCTGCATTAGTCATAGGTATGCCCATTGGCTTTAGTCATGCACCCGCAGCCAAGCGACAACTGATGCAACAAGATGCGGCTTTTATCACCATTGAAGGGGCTTTGGGAGGTGGCTTATTAGCTGCTACTGCCTTAAATGCCTTGGTGGAATCACTAATTGATAAGCCAGATTGCCATTGTTATTTAAAGAATGCCTTTCGGTAA